The following proteins come from a genomic window of Athalia rosae chromosome 1, iyAthRosa1.1, whole genome shotgun sequence:
- the LOC125500106 gene encoding acyl-CoA Delta(11) desaturase-like isoform X4: MSANEDVIRPSDAKCDEASDAEFSESPSLREWIRRVVWFNFLYLVFFHVGYILSIITYVFGLYSDPVKWQTIVWVGVGITGGVHRYWTHRTYKAKLPLRIILMIMYSAAGSYPIFYWVKDHRVHHKYSETNADPYNAKRGFFHAHVGWIVQPRHPEYLRRAKEVDMSDIIADPVAMFEKKYAAELRLLFCFGLPTIIPILCWNETIFHAVLLVCFVCYVTTWNATFSVNSFTHIYGSRPYNKSIGPTELPIVSFFSLGEGSHNYHHTFPWDYKATESLFKHFSLTTLFINACAKLGLAYDLREASPELVEKVIRRTGYKSKNQ; encoded by the exons ATGAGTGCAAACGAAGATGTAATTCGACCATCGGATGCCAAATGTGACGAAGCGAGCGATGCGGAATTTTCGGAATCGCCGTCGTTGCGTGAATGGATAAGACGAGTTGTttggttcaattttttgtacTTGGTATTTTTTCATGTCGGTTATATTCTGTCCATCATTACATACGTTTTCGGACTATATTCGGACCCGGTTAAATGGCAGACGATTGTCTGGG TTGGTGTGGGTATAACTGGAGGAGTTCATCGCTACTGGACTCACCGTACTTACAAAGCGAAACTTCCTTTGAGAATAATTCTGATGATCATGTATTCGGCTGCTGGATCG TATCCAATTTTCTACTGGGTGAAAGACCACAGAGTTCACCACAAATATTCCGAAACCAATGCGGATCCCTACAACGCAAAACGAGGATTTTTTCATGCACATGTCGGATGGATTGTTCAGCCAAGACATCCCGAATATCTTCGAAGAGCAAAAGAAGTAGACATGTCCGACATAATTGCTGATCCAGTCGCAATGTTCGAGAAGAA GTACGCCGCAGAGTTGAGACTACTATTTTGTTTCGGCCTCCCAACGATAATTCCGATTTTATGTTGGAATGAGACGATTTTCCATGCCGTCTTATTAGTGTGTTTTGTATGCTACGTGACTACATGGAATGCCACCTTCAGCGTTAACAGTTTTACACACATTTACGGCAGTCGCCCATACAACAA ATCAATAGGCCCCACGGAATTACCAATTGTGTCGTTTTTCTCCTTGGGCGAAGGATCGCATAATTATCACCACACATTTCCTTGGGATTACAAGGCGACAGAGTCGCTTTTCAAGCATTTCAGTTTAACGACGCTTTTCATCAACGCATGTGCGAAACTCGGATTAGCTTATGATCT
- the LOC125500106 gene encoding acyl-CoA Delta(11) desaturase-like isoform X3 translates to MSANEDVIRPSDAKCDEASDAEFSESPSLREWIRRVVWFNFLYLVFFHVGYILSIITYVFGLYSDPVKWQTIVWVVFLFYAIGVGITGGVHRYWTHRTYKAKLPLRIILMIMYSAAGSYPIFYWVKDHRVHHKYSETNADPYNAKRGFFHAHVGWIVQPRHPEYLRRAKEVDMSDIIADPVAMFEKKYAAELRLLFCFGLPTIIPILCWNETIFHAVLLVCFVCYVTTWNATFSVNSFTHIYGSRPYNKSIGPTELPIVSFFSLGEGSHNYHHTFPWDYKATESLFKHFSLTTLFINACAKLGLAYDLREASPELVEKVIRRTGYKSKNQ, encoded by the exons ATGAGTGCAAACGAAGATGTAATTCGACCATCGGATGCCAAATGTGACGAAGCGAGCGATGCGGAATTTTCGGAATCGCCGTCGTTGCGTGAATGGATAAGACGAGTTGTttggttcaattttttgtacTTGGTATTTTTTCATGTCGGTTATATTCTGTCCATCATTACATACGTTTTCGGACTATATTCGGACCCGGTTAAATGGCAGACGATTGTCTGGG TGGTTTTCCTCTTCTACGCAATTGGTGTGGGTATAACTGGAGGAGTTCATCGCTACTGGACTCACCGTACTTACAAAGCGAAACTTCCTTTGAGAATAATTCTGATGATCATGTATTCGGCTGCTGGATCG TATCCAATTTTCTACTGGGTGAAAGACCACAGAGTTCACCACAAATATTCCGAAACCAATGCGGATCCCTACAACGCAAAACGAGGATTTTTTCATGCACATGTCGGATGGATTGTTCAGCCAAGACATCCCGAATATCTTCGAAGAGCAAAAGAAGTAGACATGTCCGACATAATTGCTGATCCAGTCGCAATGTTCGAGAAGAA GTACGCCGCAGAGTTGAGACTACTATTTTGTTTCGGCCTCCCAACGATAATTCCGATTTTATGTTGGAATGAGACGATTTTCCATGCCGTCTTATTAGTGTGTTTTGTATGCTACGTGACTACATGGAATGCCACCTTCAGCGTTAACAGTTTTACACACATTTACGGCAGTCGCCCATACAACAA ATCAATAGGCCCCACGGAATTACCAATTGTGTCGTTTTTCTCCTTGGGCGAAGGATCGCATAATTATCACCACACATTTCCTTGGGATTACAAGGCGACAGAGTCGCTTTTCAAGCATTTCAGTTTAACGACGCTTTTCATCAACGCATGTGCGAAACTCGGATTAGCTTATGATCT